ACGATCGTTATGTAGCTATCTGTAAGCCACTGCATTACACGACAATAATGAACAGCAGAATCTGTATGCAGCTTGTAATTAGCTCTTGGCTGGCTGGGTTTCTCATTATCTTTCCGCCTGTGATCATGGGACTTCAACTGGATTTCTGCGATTCCAACATCATTGACCACTTCACCTGCGACTCCTCTCCTATGCTGCTGATCTCCTGCACTGATACAGCTTTCCTAGAGCTCATGGGATTCTTCCTGGCAATATTTACTCTCATGGTAACCTTGACATTAGTCATTCTTTCCTACGTATTCATCCTAAAGACAATTCTGAAAATCCCGTCTGCTGAGCAAAGGAAAAAGGCCTTTTCCACTTGCTCCTCACACATGATTGTGGTCTCCATTTCTTATGGGAGCTGCATTTTCATGTATGTCAAAACTTCAGCAAAGGAGGGAGTGGCTTTGACAAAAGGTGTTGCAGTGCTCAATACCTCTGTTGCCCCAATGCTGAACCCTTTCATTTACTCCCTAAGAAACCAGCAGGTAAAACAGTCTATCAAGAATGTGGTCCAAAAATGTTTCTCAAATACAGTTTATTCATAACCAAATCCATAGGCTGGGAATATGTTCATTGGCACTGCTATCATGTGTAGGTCAGAGCCTCCTAAAGGGTCAGAAAATCTGTGAAACTCTTCATCAGAGGGCTGAGCTGTGAAACAAGCCGGGAGCCTGAGAGGCAATGCTCACAGACTGTGCTAGCGAGAGGTCTAAACACCGAGCACTCCAGGGGCTTCCAGGTTGTCACCTGTGCCACCATTGGAGGAGGTGGACGCGGACATGCAAGCAAAGGCCACTCAAAGTGAATGGAAGAGTTGTGGAACCAAAGAGCGCTGTCTCAGGAGAAGGCTCTCAAAGACCAGGTGCCCATCTAACTGTGAAAAAGATCTTCGTGGGTGGCATTAAAGAAGACACTGAAGAGCATCACCTCCGAGATTACTTTGAACAGTACAGGAAAATCAAGGTGATTGAGATCATGACTGACCGAGGCAGTGGCGAGAAGAGGGGCTTTGCTTTCGTGACCTTTGACGACAGTGACTGTGGATAAGATTGTCAGTGAGTATCAGATCCCTGGCACATACTAAGCATTCCAAAATCCATGTAGTATTCCAGTCTCCAAGATCTAATCGCCATGTTTATCTTCAAACCTTTTCCATCACAAAATACCACACTGTGAATGGCCACAGCTGTGAAGTGAGAAAGGCCCTGTCGAAGCAGGAGGTGGCCAGAGCTCCACTCACCCCGAGAGGTTCTGGAGACTCTGGTGGTGGTATTGGGATTTTGACTCATGTGAACTCAGCCAAGCACAGTGGTGGCAGGACCTGTCTGCTACAAAGAAGACATATTTTAGACAATATTCATGTGCATTGGCAAAAAAACTCAAGGACTGTATTTGTCACTAACTGTATAACGGGTTATTTTAGTGTCTGTTCTGTGGGAAGTATAAAAGCACCCCAACAAAGGATTTTAATgtggttttttcttttctgttttttctttgcaCCCATACTGTTGATTGCTAAATACAATAGTCTGATCATGATGCTGAGtggatgtgtctttttttttttttttttaatgtgctgtgtaAAATTAGTCTCCTCTGAAGCCTTCTTGGTTAACTTTCCCAAAAATGTGAAGTCAGAATTCATCAGAGTGATGCCAGATTCCACTTGAAATATATTTACAAACTGCTTGGGTGGAGAAGCCATTGCCCTTAAATAATGGCAGATACTGTTATAACCTTCTGATGTTCACATTGTCATCCAAGCAAAGACATAGGATTGTGTGGTTATAAAAATTGTTGGTGCATCCTATGCAATACATCTAGATTGAAAAATGGTACCAGATAAAATTACAGATGGCAAGGAAGCTGTGTATCATCCTCTATCCTATGTAATCAATAAATGATTTAGTCCTCTtgaacgaaaaaaaaaaaaaagacaagaaatccatagcctgaactttttttttttttttttgacaggcagagtggacagtgagagtgagagacagagagaaaggtcttcctttgccattgtttcaccctccaatggccgccgctgatccgaaggcaggagccgggtacttaccctggtctcccatgcaggtgcagggcccaagcacttgggccatcctccactgcactccctggccacagcagagagctggcctggaagaggggcaaccgggacagaatccggcgccccgacggggactagaacctggtgtgccggcgccgcaaggcggaggattagcttagtgagccgcggcaccggctataGCCTGAATTTAAATGAAATTGTGTATGAAACACAATATTAACATTGCTCCACCTCTCCTTCACTAGTCTATCTCACTCTCTTACCCTGTAGATTTGTTCTGTTTTCCCTGTTCTGACCTCACTTGGCGTGATTACCTTGTTACATTTATGTGGGCTGTGAATCTATACATGAATGATAAATGTCACATTAATAACTTTTAGAGCACCAAAATTTGGTTTTAAACAATCATGGAACAACATTCCTTTTGGGCTCcaagaaaatgttaaatataaattattaagcacttctgaaaattccttttcccagggcataagcACAGAATACTAAAATAAGCTCTTTTGTGGGGTAAAGTCTCCTGCCACTAGTGTGTTTCTATTTCTCCAGGCATCTCCTAAGGTTTTTGATTAATAAATGTTGGCCTATGTTATTTGGTACataaatgctttattttcattattaatttcattcatggatattatatattaatagttTTATGGCTAAAGCTTCGAGAATATTTGTGGATGTCTTTGGTATTTCTGGGAGGCCTACTAACTCACCATGAAGCCTCTGTAACAAACCACACTGATGGTTGCTTGGTAGCCCATTGtttcctcctttattttttgaagtttatttgcggatttattttaaaagcagatagACAACATAGATATAGACAGAAAGAGTTCTCTTTCTTCAGCTGCCAACACCCTactagctaaggctgggccagaaaCACAGTCAGGAACTCccaggagggtagcagggacccacgtgcTTGGCCATCACCcggtgcctctcagggtgcacatgaaAAAGAAGCTGTAATGGGAAGTGGGGGCACagcaaatgcctgctcccactcCGTTCTTTTAACTGAGAGTGGAGCTCCTCGGAGGCCCCATCGGAAACAGACTGGCTTGCCATTGATTCCCTGCTATCCAATGCCCTTACCATTGATTCCTGGCAACTCTTTCTCTTCCAGGTAGTTCTTAAAATTTCTGTTACGCTGATGAaattccaaattattttccagTGTTTATACAATctc
The window above is part of the Oryctolagus cuniculus chromosome 11, mOryCun1.1, whole genome shotgun sequence genome. Proteins encoded here:
- the LOC100357308 gene encoding olfactory receptor 6C65-like; its protein translation is MRNQTSVNEFILLGLTDDPKLNVLIFLFLFLTYILSITGNLTIITLTLIDPHLKTPMYFFLRNFSFLEISFTTVSIPRFLVSIVTGDMTISYNSCMAQVFFFILLGSTEFFLLAAMSYDRYVAICKPLHYTTIMNSRICMQLVISSWLAGFLIIFPPVIMGLQLDFCDSNIIDHFTCDSSPMLLISCTDTAFLELMGFFLAIFTLMVTLTLVILSYVFILKTILKIPSAEQRKKAFSTCSSHMIVVSISYGSCIFMYVKTSAKEGVALTKGVAVLNTSVAPMLNPFIYSLRNQQVKQSSWVALKKTLKSITSEITLNSTGKSR